Proteins found in one Paenibacillus dendritiformis genomic segment:
- a CDS encoding bifunctional folylpolyglutamate synthase/dihydrofolate synthase translates to MSDNQRTNLSAATDSFATAEAAIDWINSLIPFGIRPGLERVELMMEKLGHPHRRLKFIHVAGTNGKGSTCALLTSMLMANGYDVGTFTSPYIEKFTNRFKYNNEDIPEETLLRLANELKPLVDEIAATPLGSPTMFEVSTVLAICYYAKVAYPDVVVLETGLGGRLDVTNIVTPIVSVITNIGHDHMDILGDTIEQVAAEKAGIIKPGVPIVSTVEQPEAIDVIRRTAAERRSTLYLMGEQFRFEALHSEENEQTFHFRGPFRELENLAITLNGAHQMKNAAAALMALEVLRQYMAFRVDDEELRAGLRSAAWPGRLEIVSEQPRILLDGAHNPEGAETLAQALRDTYRYKRLHVMMGMLSTKNHHDVLRHILPLADTLIFTEPDFRKKMSAENLSHIAEELLATASRRPQIAVEPNWRESLERLKAMTEPGDLAVVTGTLYLIADVRSYVLHRTDSEKGW, encoded by the coding sequence ATGTCGGACAACCAACGAACGAACCTGTCTGCTGCCACGGACTCCTTTGCGACGGCGGAAGCTGCGATTGATTGGATTAATTCTTTGATTCCTTTTGGCATCCGTCCCGGATTGGAGCGGGTCGAGCTCATGATGGAGAAGCTCGGCCACCCGCATCGCCGCCTGAAGTTCATTCATGTAGCCGGAACGAACGGCAAAGGCTCCACCTGTGCGCTGCTGACCAGCATGCTGATGGCCAACGGCTACGATGTCGGTACCTTCACTTCGCCGTACATTGAGAAGTTTACGAACCGTTTCAAATACAATAATGAAGATATTCCGGAAGAGACGCTCCTCCGCCTGGCCAATGAATTGAAGCCGCTGGTGGACGAGATCGCGGCGACGCCGCTCGGCTCGCCGACGATGTTCGAGGTATCGACGGTGCTGGCGATTTGCTACTATGCGAAGGTAGCTTATCCCGACGTTGTCGTCCTGGAGACCGGATTGGGCGGCCGGCTTGACGTTACTAATATCGTGACGCCCATCGTATCGGTTATTACGAATATCGGGCATGATCATATGGATATTTTGGGCGACACGATCGAGCAGGTGGCGGCGGAGAAGGCCGGCATTATCAAGCCAGGCGTGCCGATTGTCAGCACGGTGGAACAGCCGGAGGCGATCGATGTTATCCGCCGTACGGCAGCGGAACGGCGCTCCACGCTCTACTTGATGGGCGAACAATTCCGCTTCGAGGCGCTGCATTCCGAGGAGAACGAGCAAACCTTCCATTTCCGCGGCCCGTTCCGTGAGCTGGAGAACTTGGCGATTACGCTGAACGGCGCGCATCAGATGAAGAATGCCGCCGCGGCACTGATGGCGCTCGAGGTGCTGAGACAATATATGGCTTTCCGGGTGGATGACGAGGAGCTCCGGGCGGGCCTGCGCAGCGCGGCCTGGCCGGGAAGACTGGAGATCGTAAGCGAGCAGCCGCGCATCCTGCTGGACGGAGCTCATAATCCGGAAGGAGCGGAGACGCTCGCTCAGGCGCTGCGCGACACGTACCGTTACAAGCGGCTGCATGTGATGATGGGGATGCTGTCCACCAAGAATCATCATGATGTGCTGCGTCATATACTTCCTTTAGCGGATACTCTCATTTTTACGGAACCTGATTTCCGCAAGAAGATGAGTGCGGAGAACTTGAGTCATATTGCAGAAGAATTGCTGGCAACAGCCTCGCGCCGCCCACAGATTGCAGTAGAGCCGAACTGGCGCGAGTCCCTAGAACGGCTCAAGGCGATGACCGAACCAGGCGATCTGGCAGTGGTTACCGGCACATTATATCTGATTGCGGACGTTCGCTCGTACGTCTTGCATCGGACCGATTCGGAAAAAGGTTGGTGA
- the murC gene encoding UDP-N-acetylmuramate--L-alanine ligase, producing MKTTEHIHFIGIGGYGMSAIARVMLQMGYTVSGSDVAASEATAKLQAQGATVHIGHDAGYVEDADIAVYSTACPVDNVERIAAERRGIPVLHRSQMLAKLLNAKKGVAVAGAHGKTTTSSMIAFVLERCGADPTYIIGGEVTNLGTNARAGSGEFVVAEADESDGSFLAYHPYIPVITNIEADHLENYDGDFERLKAAYVQFLSQRSPDGIAVLCADDPILRSMAPRLGQGVVTYGIDEAADYTADDVQAEGRGMTFRMRHRGETLGSVRLSIPGRYNVLNAMAALIVAMQAGVSFERAAGAITEFIGAKRRFQVVGEEGGILVVDDYAHHPTEIEATLTAAKATGRRLVAVFQPQRYSRTYFLFEQFSRAFTEADELIVTDIYSPAGEKPIEGVTAAALVNRIRENSNGHAQYIASKDDALERLKALVQPGDLVLTMGAGDIWKTAYALKTLLQTQA from the coding sequence GTGAAGACGACGGAACATATTCATTTTATCGGCATCGGGGGCTATGGAATGAGCGCCATCGCCCGCGTCATGCTGCAAATGGGATACACCGTCTCCGGGTCCGACGTGGCCGCATCCGAGGCGACGGCGAAGCTGCAGGCGCAAGGAGCGACGGTACATATCGGGCATGATGCCGGTTATGTCGAAGATGCCGACATTGCCGTATATTCGACGGCTTGCCCTGTCGATAATGTGGAGCGCATCGCGGCGGAGCGGCGGGGCATTCCCGTCCTGCATCGCTCCCAGATGCTGGCGAAGCTGCTGAATGCGAAGAAGGGCGTGGCGGTCGCCGGGGCGCACGGCAAGACGACGACATCGTCGATGATTGCGTTCGTGCTGGAGCGCTGCGGCGCCGATCCAACGTATATTATCGGGGGAGAGGTGACGAACCTGGGCACGAACGCCCGGGCGGGCAGCGGCGAATTCGTCGTCGCCGAGGCCGATGAGAGCGATGGCTCGTTCCTCGCTTACCATCCTTATATTCCCGTGATTACGAATATTGAAGCCGATCATTTGGAGAATTATGATGGAGACTTCGAGCGGCTCAAAGCTGCGTATGTTCAGTTCCTGTCCCAGCGCAGTCCAGACGGGATCGCCGTGCTGTGCGCCGACGATCCGATCTTGCGCAGCATGGCTCCGCGGCTTGGCCAAGGGGTAGTCACTTATGGGATCGACGAGGCTGCCGACTATACGGCGGACGATGTCCAAGCCGAGGGTCGCGGGATGACATTCCGGATGCGTCATCGCGGCGAGACGCTGGGCAGCGTCCGCCTGTCCATACCGGGCCGGTACAATGTGCTGAACGCGATGGCTGCGCTGATCGTCGCGATGCAGGCGGGAGTCTCCTTCGAGCGCGCTGCCGGGGCGATCACCGAATTCATTGGCGCGAAGCGCCGCTTTCAAGTTGTCGGGGAAGAGGGCGGCATTCTGGTCGTCGATGATTATGCTCATCATCCGACAGAGATTGAGGCGACCCTGACGGCGGCCAAGGCGACCGGGCGCCGGCTCGTGGCCGTCTTTCAGCCGCAGCGGTATTCGCGGACCTATTTCCTGTTCGAGCAGTTCAGCCGCGCCTTTACGGAGGCGGATGAGCTGATTGTGACCGATATTTATTCGCCGGCAGGAGAGAAGCCGATTGAAGGGGTTACGGCTGCCGCGCTCGTGAACCGCATTCGGGAGAACAGCAACGGCCATGCGCAATATATCGCCAGCAAGGACGATGCGCTGGAGCGGCTGAAGGCGCTCGTGCAGCCGGGGGATCTGGTGCTGACGATGGGCGCGGGCGATATATGGAAGACAGCGTACGCCCTAAAAACATTGCTGCAGACGCAGGCATAA
- a CDS encoding SPOR domain-containing protein — MNRSHSKMTFRFGDSGSASGREQNERDGREQADLEQTAYAIDTIAEEAGALPDGPEAEEAADAHGRPHSERESDPVIPASGEEDEIRRIESFIRESDKQSAQRYPLPVSIADPAGESMSEQGEWTWNGVHTRTRKPSLWKVLASVTGALATGAVFGFIALSLFKGEVKLPDPTAGLPNLSGQAEQTSDGRKQAQTASDKQPADSAAIPATAQPAGNGDKSEAAWQAAGVYVTDVNIPEKTFYMLQYGVFDKPEGAKTAIGELRDKGMAAMEEQEGQHRVYAAIASAREDAMSLSQLLKNRQIDLYVREMSRSALTQLAFQGNAADVEQFMEDSDNVISWLTAQSVAHLEGTESAAFAAKDTEQLRKQHLQWTQHMSKVQKGQPKQSADAWTKLVQAMNTAISAVNEYNKQPSTSHLWSIQQAVMQYLSAERSWLDTMKA; from the coding sequence ATGAATCGTTCGCACAGCAAAATGACATTCCGGTTCGGAGATTCCGGATCGGCATCCGGACGGGAGCAGAACGAGCGGGACGGCCGGGAGCAGGCGGACCTTGAGCAGACGGCTTATGCCATAGATACGATTGCCGAAGAGGCGGGGGCGCTGCCGGACGGTCCGGAAGCCGAAGAAGCAGCGGATGCGCATGGGCGCCCGCATTCGGAACGGGAGAGTGATCCCGTAATCCCTGCCAGCGGGGAGGAGGACGAGATACGCCGGATTGAGAGCTTCATCCGGGAGTCGGACAAGCAGTCGGCCCAGCGCTATCCGCTTCCGGTCTCTATCGCCGATCCGGCGGGCGAATCGATGAGCGAGCAAGGGGAATGGACGTGGAACGGGGTGCATACCCGTACCCGCAAGCCGTCTCTGTGGAAGGTGCTCGCTTCCGTGACCGGGGCGTTGGCGACGGGAGCGGTGTTCGGCTTCATCGCGCTCTCCCTGTTCAAGGGGGAAGTGAAGCTGCCGGATCCGACGGCGGGGCTGCCGAATCTGTCCGGGCAAGCGGAGCAGACGTCTGACGGCAGGAAGCAGGCTCAGACCGCCTCAGACAAGCAGCCGGCAGACTCTGCCGCCATTCCGGCCACCGCCCAGCCGGCCGGCAATGGGGACAAGTCGGAAGCGGCTTGGCAAGCGGCAGGCGTCTACGTCACTGACGTGAACATTCCGGAGAAGACATTCTATATGCTTCAATATGGAGTCTTCGACAAGCCGGAGGGAGCCAAGACGGCGATAGGGGAGCTGCGGGACAAGGGAATGGCGGCGATGGAGGAGCAGGAGGGCCAGCATCGCGTCTACGCGGCTATCGCTTCCGCCCGCGAGGATGCGATGAGCTTGAGCCAGCTGCTGAAGAACCGGCAGATCGACTTGTACGTCCGGGAGATGAGCCGGTCGGCCTTGACGCAGCTCGCCTTCCAGGGGAACGCCGCTGATGTGGAGCAGTTCATGGAAGACAGCGACAATGTCATCAGCTGGCTAACGGCGCAATCGGTTGCCCATCTGGAAGGAACCGAATCCGCGGCCTTCGCGGCAAAAGATACCGAGCAGCTGCGGAAGCAGCATCTGCAGTGGACCCAGCACATGAGCAAGGTGCAGAAGGGCCAGCCGAAGCAGTCGGCCGATGCCTGGACGAAGCTGGTGCAAGCAATGAACACGGCGATTAGCGCCGTTAATGAATACAATAAGCAGCCGTCCACCTCGCATCTGTGGAGCATTCAGCAAGCGGTAATGCAGTATCTGTCTGCAGAACGCTCCTGGCTGGATACGATGAAGGCGTAG
- a CDS encoding aldo/keto reductase family protein — protein sequence MQYRRLGASGLKVSEISLGSWLTYGGYVERQNAVQAIETAYELGVNFFDTANVYERGEAEKVVGETLRAYPRESYVLATKVFGAMGDCPNDRGLSRKHITEQCHASLKRLGHDYIDLYYCHRFDDQTPMEETLRALDDLLRQGKILYVGVSMWTAAQMAEALAIADRYLLDRIVVNQPVYNLFDRHIEKEVIPFGERNGIGQVVYSPLAQGLLTGKYSSESAFPEDSRASKLEGMRKGITPERIEQVRMLAELAGELNIAVGQLAIAWILRQSSVASALVGASRPQQVKENVLASGIELTQDVLSRIEQIMAPPAN from the coding sequence ATGCAATATCGCAGATTGGGAGCAAGCGGGCTGAAAGTAAGCGAGATCAGTCTCGGAAGTTGGCTGACCTACGGAGGATACGTTGAACGCCAAAACGCCGTGCAGGCGATAGAGACCGCCTATGAGCTGGGCGTGAACTTCTTCGACACCGCCAATGTATACGAGCGCGGCGAGGCGGAGAAGGTCGTCGGGGAGACGCTGAGGGCCTATCCGCGCGAATCCTATGTGCTGGCTACGAAAGTATTCGGCGCCATGGGCGATTGCCCCAACGATCGCGGGCTGTCCCGCAAGCATATTACGGAGCAATGCCACGCAAGCTTGAAGCGGCTCGGGCATGATTACATCGATCTGTACTACTGCCACCGCTTCGACGATCAGACGCCAATGGAAGAGACGCTGCGCGCCCTGGACGATCTCCTCCGCCAAGGCAAGATTTTATATGTCGGGGTCAGCATGTGGACGGCGGCCCAGATGGCGGAAGCGCTGGCCATCGCCGATCGCTATTTGCTGGACCGGATCGTCGTCAACCAGCCCGTGTACAATCTGTTCGACCGTCATATCGAGAAGGAAGTCATTCCGTTCGGCGAGCGGAACGGGATTGGACAAGTCGTCTACTCGCCGTTGGCCCAAGGCTTGCTGACCGGAAAATACAGTTCCGAATCGGCATTCCCGGAAGACAGCCGCGCCTCCAAGCTGGAAGGGATGCGCAAAGGAATTACGCCGGAACGGATCGAGCAGGTCCGGATGCTCGCGGAGTTGGCCGGGGAGCTGAATATTGCGGTCGGCCAGTTGGCCATCGCCTGGATACTGCGCCAGAGCAGCGTAGCCAGCGCCCTCGTCGGAGCCAGCCGGCCGCAGCAAGTGAAGGAGAATGTGCTGGCTTCCGGCATCGAACTGACGCAGGACGTGTTGTCGCGCATCGAACAAATCATGGCCCCTCCCGCCAACTGA
- a CDS encoding Maf family protein, producing MQTQLQPELILASSSPRRQELIRALGLPYSVQPSDADETVPPGWPPDRIVEQLALRKAEAVARMRRSEGKGGIVVGSDTIVVLDGAVLGKPENEADAEQALTALQGRSHEVYTGVALVHVSDGRTAVSHRATVVHMKPCSAERIRRYIATGEPMDKAGSYGIQGVGATLVERIEGCYFNVVGLPLSLLTDMLESFGIRVP from the coding sequence ATGCAGACACAACTACAACCGGAATTGATTTTGGCTTCATCCTCCCCTCGCAGGCAGGAATTGATTCGCGCTCTGGGCCTTCCTTATTCGGTCCAGCCCAGTGATGCTGACGAGACGGTGCCTCCCGGATGGCCGCCCGATCGCATCGTCGAACAATTGGCCTTGCGCAAGGCCGAGGCTGTTGCCCGCATGCGGCGCAGCGAAGGGAAGGGCGGCATCGTCGTCGGTTCGGATACGATCGTCGTGCTTGACGGCGCGGTGCTCGGCAAGCCGGAGAACGAAGCGGATGCGGAGCAGGCGCTGACGGCGCTTCAGGGACGATCGCATGAAGTATATACCGGCGTCGCACTCGTCCATGTATCCGATGGGCGGACAGCCGTGAGCCATCGGGCCACGGTCGTACATATGAAGCCCTGCAGCGCGGAGCGGATCCGCCGCTATATCGCGACGGGAGAGCCGATGGACAAAGCCGGCTCCTACGGCATACAAGGCGTTGGAGCCACGTTAGTCGAGCGAATCGAAGGTTGTTATTTCAATGTAGTAGGTCTTCCGTTATCGCTCCTGACCGATATGCTTGAGTCATTCGGAATCAGAGTGCCATAG
- the radC gene encoding RadC family protein, whose product MEHHPLLRDLPHSERPRERMLQYGAEALSHAELLAILLRTGTKDESAVVLAQRILNRAGHLRYLPDLSVTELTQTRGVGLAKAIQLKAGLELGRRMARSRSDDAITIRRPQDAAEWLMESIRYYQQEHFVCLFLNTKNRIIAQQTITIGILDASLVHPREVYRAALKYGAASIICAHNHPSGDPTPSPEDAAITRRLVEAGEIVGIDLLDHLVIGDNQYVSLKERGLM is encoded by the coding sequence ATGGAACATCACCCGCTTCTTCGCGATCTGCCCCATAGCGAGCGCCCGAGAGAGCGCATGCTGCAATACGGGGCGGAAGCGTTAAGCCATGCGGAATTGTTGGCGATTTTGCTGCGGACGGGGACGAAGGACGAATCGGCCGTCGTCCTGGCGCAGCGCATTTTGAACCGGGCAGGCCATTTGCGTTACCTGCCCGATCTGTCGGTGACGGAGCTGACGCAGACCCGCGGAGTCGGCCTTGCGAAGGCGATTCAGCTCAAGGCCGGATTGGAGCTTGGCAGGCGAATGGCGCGATCGCGCAGCGACGATGCGATTACGATTCGGCGGCCGCAGGATGCGGCGGAATGGCTGATGGAATCGATACGGTACTATCAGCAGGAGCATTTTGTTTGTCTTTTCTTGAATACGAAAAACCGGATTATTGCTCAACAAACGATTACGATCGGCATATTAGACGCCTCTCTCGTTCATCCGCGCGAAGTGTATCGCGCCGCCTTGAAATACGGGGCGGCTTCCATCATTTGCGCGCATAATCATCCGAGCGGCGATCCGACGCCAAGCCCGGAAGACGCGGCCATCACGAGACGGCTCGTCGAAGCGGGCGAGATTGTCGGCATCGATCTGCTGGACCATTTGGTCATCGGAGATAATCAATATGTGAGTTTGAAGGAACGCGGACTCATGTAA
- a CDS encoding rod shape-determining protein, giving the protein MLGGFTKDLGIDLGTANTLVYIRGKGIVVREPSVVAIRTDTKTIEAVGEAAKKMIGRTPGNIRAIRPMKDGVIADFDTTSTMIKYFIRQAQKQRSLFPRHPNVMVCVPSGITAVEQRAVEDATKQAGARDAYTIEEPFAAAIGADLPVWEPTGSMVVDIGGGTTEVAVISLGGIVTCRSVRVAGDEMDESIIQYIKRQYNMMIGERTAEQLKMDLGSAMELDEVETMEIRGRDLLTGLPKTLSISSNEITDALLDTINSIVEAVKVTLEKCPPELAADIMDRGIVLTGGGALLRNLDKLLARETGMPVIVAENPLDCVAIGTGRALDNIHLFKGRGSSGLRSKR; this is encoded by the coding sequence ATGCTAGGTGGCTTTACAAAAGACTTGGGAATTGACTTGGGAACAGCCAATACATTGGTATATATTCGTGGCAAAGGAATCGTTGTACGCGAGCCGTCTGTCGTCGCGATCCGTACGGATACGAAGACGATCGAAGCGGTTGGTGAAGCCGCCAAGAAGATGATCGGCCGCACGCCGGGCAATATTCGTGCTATCCGTCCGATGAAAGACGGCGTTATCGCCGACTTCGACACGACCTCCACGATGATTAAATATTTCATTCGGCAAGCGCAGAAGCAGCGTTCGCTCTTCCCGCGCCATCCGAATGTGATGGTCTGCGTGCCGTCGGGCATTACGGCCGTCGAGCAGCGCGCGGTGGAAGACGCGACGAAGCAAGCGGGCGCCAGAGACGCCTACACGATCGAGGAGCCGTTCGCGGCGGCGATCGGGGCCGATCTGCCGGTATGGGAGCCGACAGGAAGCATGGTTGTCGATATCGGCGGCGGTACGACGGAAGTCGCCGTCATCTCGCTAGGCGGGATTGTCACTTGCCGCTCTGTTCGGGTTGCGGGCGATGAGATGGATGAATCAATCATTCAATACATCAAGCGCCAGTATAATATGATGATTGGGGAGCGCACGGCGGAGCAGCTGAAGATGGATTTGGGCTCTGCGATGGAATTGGATGAGGTGGAGACGATGGAGATTCGGGGCCGCGATCTGCTGACCGGATTGCCTAAGACGCTGTCCATCTCTTCGAATGAGATTACCGATGCGCTGCTGGATACGATCAACTCGATCGTGGAAGCGGTCAAGGTGACGCTGGAGAAATGTCCGCCGGAGTTGGCAGCCGATATTATGGATCGGGGCATTGTTCTCACGGGCGGCGGAGCGCTGCTTCGCAATCTCGACAAGCTGCTTGCGCGGGAGACCGGGATGCCGGTCATCGTGGCGGAGAACCCGCTGGATTGCGTCGCTATCGGCACCGGACGCGCGCTCGACAATATTCACTTGTTCAAGGGACGCGGAAGCTCCGGCCTTCGCTCCAAGCGATAA
- the mreC gene encoding rod shape-determining protein MreC: MLILFKLLGNKRLIILLFGLILFIALMGFTLGGRLKMSWPEKIVHDTVTFVQQLVYKPASYVSNFFHDIATLKELHEENERLKIVEAHYIRDKAYYSEVQATNERLMEELKFTERQKQLNLPYEYRIAQVSSINVADPFNQTLNLNLGEINGVRQGMPVISVDGVVGTISRVYEFSSTVQLLTNLDEKDPNSRPISATVLGKSDSFGMIESYDHSSGTFTMTRIEENDKVKVGDTIISSGFGGVFPGGLIIGTVVSLQQGDLGLTRTATIEPAATYRDWRELFIVFTPDPEENGSKKEDK, encoded by the coding sequence GTGTTGATACTGTTTAAGCTGTTGGGGAACAAACGGTTAATCATTCTATTGTTCGGACTTATTTTGTTTATCGCATTGATGGGCTTTACCTTGGGCGGGCGGCTGAAGATGTCGTGGCCGGAGAAAATCGTGCACGATACGGTAACGTTCGTGCAGCAGCTGGTGTATAAGCCGGCTTCCTATGTATCGAATTTTTTTCATGATATCGCGACCTTGAAGGAACTGCATGAAGAGAATGAGCGTCTGAAGATTGTGGAGGCCCACTACATACGTGACAAGGCTTATTACAGCGAAGTTCAGGCAACGAACGAACGGCTCATGGAGGAGCTCAAGTTCACCGAGCGCCAGAAGCAGTTGAACCTGCCGTATGAGTACCGGATTGCGCAAGTGTCCTCCATTAACGTAGCCGATCCGTTCAACCAGACGTTGAACCTCAATCTTGGGGAGATCAACGGCGTCCGCCAAGGGATGCCTGTCATCTCTGTCGATGGCGTAGTGGGGACGATCAGCCGCGTGTACGAATTCTCCTCCACCGTGCAGCTGTTGACCAATCTGGACGAGAAGGATCCGAATTCGCGGCCGATTTCGGCGACAGTGCTTGGCAAAAGCGATTCCTTCGGCATGATTGAGTCGTATGATCACAGCAGCGGCACCTTCACGATGACACGGATAGAAGAGAACGACAAGGTGAAGGTGGGAGATACGATTATTTCCTCCGGCTTCGGCGGAGTATTCCCGGGCGGGCTAATTATCGGCACCGTCGTCTCTTTGCAGCAAGGAGACCTGGGACTGACGCGGACCGCTACTATCGAACCGGCAGCCACCTACCGCGACTGGCGCGAGCTCTTCATCGTCTTCACGCCGGATCCGGAAGAGAACGGATCGAAGAAAGAGGATAAGTGA
- the mreD gene encoding rod shape-determining protein MreD — MNRNWMIGFMFVLFVLEGTLLPLIIPDMWQGRIIPQFIFIVVLYHGIYQHRHTALIMGLAFGFLQDIVYYGHMIGPHAFSMGLLGYLAGLLFPGRNITLIPMMAAAVVGSFLYHTILFAIYSLFNLSKMTYEVALFDYLIPSLFVQLLFALAIYVPMRKWFELQSGTAENEQD, encoded by the coding sequence ATGAACCGGAATTGGATGATTGGCTTCATGTTCGTGCTGTTCGTATTGGAGGGGACGCTGCTTCCGCTCATCATTCCGGATATGTGGCAGGGGCGCATTATTCCGCAGTTCATATTCATCGTAGTGCTCTATCACGGCATCTATCAGCATCGTCACACGGCGCTTATTATGGGACTTGCGTTCGGATTTTTGCAGGATATCGTATACTACGGGCATATGATTGGCCCGCATGCGTTCAGCATGGGGCTGCTCGGCTATTTGGCGGGGCTTCTCTTTCCCGGACGGAACATCACACTCATACCGATGATGGCAGCGGCAGTCGTGGGAAGCTTCTTGTACCATACGATACTGTTCGCTATCTATTCGCTGTTCAACTTGAGCAAAATGACGTATGAAGTTGCGCTTTTCGACTATTTGATTCCGAGTCTGTTCGTACAGCTGCTGTTTGCGCTGGCAATCTATGTTCCGATGCGGAAATGGTTCGAGCTTCAGTCGGGAACCGCTGAAAATGAACAAGACTAA
- the minC gene encoding septum site-determining protein MinC has product MTAKPLVTIKGMKDGLVFLLDDQCEFTDLLQELRDKLDHTPHFFDGPLVYVDVKLGARTAADEQKTEMLNILRQRGNLLIRSLESDADVKKEAQGYRVHTMTGMVRSGQVLRHDGHLLFLGDVNPGGMIISSGDIFVFGALRGTAHAGVDGEAGAVIAASLFAPTQLRIADVISRPPDEWGVSQAHMEFAYIQDGMMQIDKISQLHRVRKDITLFKGV; this is encoded by the coding sequence ATGACGGCCAAGCCATTGGTAACGATTAAAGGCATGAAAGACGGCCTCGTGTTCCTGCTTGACGATCAGTGCGAATTTACAGACTTGTTGCAAGAATTGCGCGACAAGCTTGACCATACACCGCATTTTTTCGACGGACCGCTTGTGTATGTCGATGTCAAGTTAGGAGCCCGTACCGCTGCCGATGAGCAAAAGACAGAGATGCTCAACATTTTGCGGCAGCGGGGGAATCTGCTAATCCGATCGCTGGAATCGGACGCCGATGTCAAGAAGGAAGCGCAAGGGTACCGCGTTCATACGATGACCGGAATGGTTCGCTCGGGGCAGGTGCTCCGCCATGACGGGCATCTGCTGTTCCTTGGCGACGTCAATCCGGGCGGAATGATTATTAGCAGCGGAGACATATTCGTATTCGGAGCTCTGCGGGGCACAGCCCATGCCGGCGTCGATGGAGAGGCCGGGGCGGTTATCGCCGCCTCGCTGTTTGCGCCGACGCAGCTGCGCATCGCGGATGTCATCAGCCGCCCGCCTGACGAATGGGGGGTATCGCAGGCTCATATGGAATTTGCGTATATCCAAGACGGCATGATGCAAATTGACAAAATCTCGCAGCTTCATCGCGTCCGCAAGGACATTACTTTGTTCAAAGGAGTGTAG
- the minD gene encoding septum site-determining protein MinD, with the protein MGEAIVVTSGKGGVGKTTTSANLGTALALLGKKVCMVDTDIGLRNLDVVMGLENRIIYDICDVADGRCRLNQALVKDKRFDELYMLPAAQTKDKDAVSPEQVKDIILELKKEYEYIIIDCPAGIEQGFKNAIAGADRAIVVTTPENAAVRDADRIIGLLENANVGSPKLIVNRIRSSMVKSGEMLDLDDILQVLNIELLGIVPDDELVIRAANAGEPTVMNPDSRAAVAYRNIARRILGDTVPLMPLDQKKGVLTRMKKFFGMG; encoded by the coding sequence ATGGGAGAGGCTATCGTCGTCACTTCGGGGAAAGGCGGCGTCGGCAAGACGACGACGTCGGCGAATTTGGGGACCGCGCTCGCTCTGCTCGGTAAAAAAGTATGCATGGTCGACACCGATATCGGCTTGCGCAACCTCGATGTCGTCATGGGGCTGGAGAACCGAATCATCTATGATATTTGCGACGTGGCCGACGGCCGCTGCCGATTGAACCAAGCGCTCGTCAAGGATAAGCGGTTCGATGAATTGTACATGCTGCCTGCCGCCCAGACCAAAGACAAGGATGCGGTCTCGCCGGAGCAAGTAAAGGATATCATTCTCGAATTGAAGAAGGAATATGAATATATTATTATCGACTGCCCTGCCGGCATCGAACAAGGCTTCAAAAACGCCATCGCCGGGGCGGACCGCGCGATTGTCGTTACGACACCGGAGAATGCGGCCGTGCGCGATGCCGATCGCATAATCGGTCTGCTGGAAAATGCGAATGTCGGCTCGCCGAAGCTAATCGTGAACCGGATCCGCTCCAGCATGGTGAAGAGCGGAGAGATGCTTGACCTGGACGATATTTTACAGGTGCTGAATATCGAGCTTCTCGGTATCGTACCGGACGATGAGCTCGTCATTCGGGCCGCGAATGCAGGGGAGCCGACGGTCATGAATCCGGATTCCCGCGCGGCGGTCGCTTACCGCAATATCGCCCGCCGCATTCTGGGGGATACGGTTCCGTTGATGCCGCTTGATCAGAAGAAGGGCGTGCTGACTCGGATGAAGAAGTTTTTTGGGATGGGTTGA